The DNA sequence TCAAAACTGACGACTAAACTTTTCACTTGGCAAGAAACGTCACACGTGTACATGGGGAACGTGGCTGGAACAATGTGTCCTGTTTACAGAAGAGATTTCTGGAAGCCACTCTGCCAGCAGAGCTTTAAGTCATCTCTGAATGAGTCTGTTATGCCACATTCATGAAGCTCCTTAGCTTGTACCTGTATAgacatggttaaaaaaaaaaaaaaacaaacaaactgtgcatacatatatatattatagcTTTTCATAAAACCCAACTTCACTACGCTTCCCCCAGTCAGTCTCAGAGTGTAAAATTAGCTTGAACGTTTAtccttgggaggggggggggtaaaaggACCGGCCTTCAGTCAAACATCTCACTTTTTCGGTCAGCTCTGAAAGAAACCTTGTCTTGATATAAAACGCTTCATCCTCACTGGATATTGAAGTCCATTTCATCCATATCCCCCACCATTCACACATCAAAATaagactattttttttttaaaagcataactcccaactagacatatacacaaaatatacattttacaaGTACACTTCACACGTGACCAAACCATTTTTGGTTCTACATTCCTTTGTAGAAAACCCATTCAAgatggacacccccccccccccccccgaattgTGGCACAATTTCACAAGTGTACAAAACAGTCCGTGGTTCATATTTCAAAGTGGGGGTTTCCCTCCCCAGGCTCTGCTCAGCAGACTTTGGGAAGGTCGCCGGGCAGATCGGCTGTTGATATACGATACTGGACTTTGGTGTTGGTGATGGCGCCGTGCTTTTGCCGTAGGTGCAACCTCAGTTGACTCTTGTGGCGAAAGTGCAAGTTGCACTTCTCACACTAAATGGAAGTGAAACATTAGCTGGGTTAGAGGCAACTAGTGCTTGTCAGTTTACAATTTGTACTTGTTGACTCGGCAATGTGAAGTTATAGTAGGGAACAAAGAAGCGGTACAGGCTCACACTCAggtagggggggtgggggggcatatCGCTTTGGCGGGGAAGGGATCTGTCAAAATATTGGGTACTGCGGAGGATGTACTTACATGGTACGGCTTTTCTCCTGTGTGAATACGCAGGTGGCTTTTCAGCGTCTGTAGGTGGCGGAAACGCGTCCCACAGATATCGCAGGGGTAAGGCTTCTCCCCCGTGTGGATCAGCACGTGAGCGCGGAGGTGGGCGACCTAAATTAAGGAGAACATCTAACTAAGATCTAGTGCAAGTGGAAGGGGTGTACAAGAACTATTtagcatcgggggggggggggggggttatccaGACTGGAAATTGACTGGTGTATCTGCTTACCTGGACGAAACGGGCGCCACATGTCTCACACTTGTAAGGCTTCTCTCCAGAGTGTATGCGAGTGTGGGTCTTCAGGTTGGCTGGTCTGTTGAACTGAGCACCGCAGATGTTGCAGCGGTACGGCTTCTCTCCTGAACGTGTAAGAACGGGCCGTGAGAACCAGGAAGCAAAGGCTGCCGGCGACCTTACAGACGGTCACAGCGCCTGCAAACGTACCTGTGTGGACGGTTTTGTGACTGGCGAGATTCCCTTTGTAGCGGAAGGCGGCCTGGCAGCGGTCGCACTTGTAGGGCTTGTCGCTGTGCGCCTGGAGAACGTGCCGTTTCAGGGAATCCTCCTCTGTGAATTTAGAGTTGCATTCGTTGCAAAAGAATGTGCAGTTTTctgttatttaaaaacaaaaaacaaaaaaaatatataaaattacatCTTGGACAGACAGATCCAGTGTTACTCAACAGTAAAGACTTTGAATTGCTTGCAGTTGTAACGTACCGCAGCTGGAGTCCGAGTACTCCGAGTGCAGCTCCGACATCTCCTCACCGAAGCTGGAGACGGGAGTGTGGATGCACACCTCTGGGTGCTGGGGGGAGCAGGAGCCACAAGAGGAGCACTTTAGGTGTCCTGGGTAGAGTGAGGAGCAGCTGTCGCCCCTCTGACTCGCCTCATGGGTCCTTtggcgggagggggggttgtTAGCATGTATGTGACAAAATCCGGCACACCAGATCTTGCTAATAGGATTAGATTAAGAATAATTTTGCCAGATTATAATCTGATCAGATTACACTGGCGCTCTCAGAAAAGTACCTTAAACTCAAGTCCAGAACTTTTCATATATTGACGATTCACCTGCTCTAAACTTGTACTGTGGTAATATTTGGCTTTTAAGGCTTCCGTCGGGCCAGCAGACAACCGCTCGCTTACCTGTTGATGATGCTGTTGAGGCGACTAGCCTGTGGTGCTGGGGATTCCTGGCTCTGCTCCGTCACCTTGCTCGCCTGTGGATCCGGGTGTTCAGCTTCGCCGGTCGGTGGGTAGGCGGGCGATCGGGCCTCCGGCCTGGGACTGTCCCCGCTCTCCTTCGAGGCTTGGTTGACCGAGTTGAGGACGATGTACTTGTATTTCTTCCAGTTGCGGGCCTTGGGGTCGGCCATGCCCGGAGCTGTTGGGGAGCCAGGGGCCTGGCCGAGGCTAAGGGCGGCATTCTTGCTGCTGCTCGACTCTGTGGGCGAGTTTGGCTGGCAGTCGGACTTTAGTGGGCTCTGCGGGCTCCCCACAGGGACCTTGCGGCGGCTGGGGGGAAGGCTCTGTGGGTAGTGTAGGTGACCCAAATCCCTATCTTCTCCCTCCTCCatctcttcttcttcttgctgctgctgttggtcCATAGAGGACACCTCTCTGGTTGTCTCCTGGCATCCAGGGAAGTTCGGTCTCTTGAAGCCTAAACTTATACCAGATGATCGGGCTTCTCCTGGCGTTTCTTTCCTGGCCTCCTCCTCTCTAGTAACCTCCTGCGAGGGGTAGAATGTTAGATGACTGACGCTAGGAGCAGCGGTGGTGATTGCGCGGTAGTCGACTGCTGCGACACTGGCACAGTCGGACGGCGAGGAGAGCTTCTGGTGGAAGGCGCTCCCTTTTGGAAAGTCTGGGAAGGAGCTTTTGGTGTCTGGTAGCTTCCCTAATGGGAAGGAGAAGCCCTGGACGGGAAGATGGCCGTAGAGATGGTAGGAGCTGCTGGGGGTGTTCACACTACCAAACATGCTGGGACAGTAGGGCCTCCCATCCCTGAAGGGGGCGACGCGGCTGGGTAAATTCTGCTCTTCGTGAGCCCTGTAGGCGTGTACGTCCTGAGATAACAGCAGGGGACTGGCCAGGATGTCTTCTCTGGACAGCTTAGCAGTGGAGTCCCTGGAGAATACAGAGAACCAGGTTTCAGCATTTATATTAAACCAAAacgcaccacacacacacacacacacactatatctACCTGGATTTGATGAATCTGTGGCAGGTGTCCACAACATGGTCCATCTGCAGGTAGATGGCAGTGTTCAAAGTCGCCACAATCAGACTGTCCTTCAGTGACAGACATGACGTGTACATGAACTCCAGCAGAACCGCAAAACCTTCTGGGTCCACCTTTGGGTCCAGGCTTATGGCACTCAGGTTACATTTGACTGAGTCCGTGAATATAGTGTAAAACAGCCGGCTTCGAAAAGAGAGAGAACATTTGTCAGTATCATTCGGTAACCAAACTATTGCCCCCCTAAAAAGGGACGTGGTATTCAAATTACGCCAAAATTCCACATTCAACGGATATTCACCTGCATGCCATAAGAACGGTCTTATGGGCGCGGAACTGCTGTCTGTTGACAAGGATGGTGACGTCAGTGAGAATGTTCCGGCTGCGTAGCCGGTTGAAGTTGAGCAGGACGTCACTGGCGTGCCGGGTGAACTGGATGCAGTTGTCTGCTGCACAGGCCATTTTCTCAAGATCTGTGAAGATGCACATGGAGAAATTAGCCATGGGATCAGAACTGTATGAACACTCCGAAGAACGTGACaggctgttttttttggggggggtgggagggaacAAGAAAATAAGACATTGCTATAGGATGGAGTAAGAATGGCTActgtgaaatgttttcagtcTAGGCAAGTTGCTGTTCAGTGGATTGTAAATGAGGAAATGGAACAAAATAAATCATGCCTTTCCTAAGATAAGGAGTTTCCCCCTCATCGAAAGTGAGTAATGTATAATTATCAGTAAATACTAGGTGTGAAAGCCAAAAGACTGCAAGCTGCTTCTCAACTTCTCCAGTAATTATGAAATTTCTGATAAAGCTGAATGTTAAAATGGAAATGCATAAATGACTTTTGTAGCGATCTCACGGCGGGGGGCGCTGTTTCCTAACAATAATTCACTTATAGCGCTCCTTAATGGGACAGCAATAATTTCTGAAGACTGAGACAGCAGTTTACGGTTTATATAATCAGTTCACACACCTGCGTCCACTTGGAGTTCAAGTAGTTATCGGTATTGAGAGAAGTAGATGACCTGCGTATGCACCAGTTACTTATTTTTATTTGGAGAAGCGCGACTTATGAAAATAAACGCTAATAGATTGCGCCCATAGCATGGCTGTTTAAATTAATGGGAGATTACGTATGATTGAATTTTAGGTGGAAATTTCATGAACAAATGAAAGTTTGTACAGAAGAAGCGGCTGTTAAGCAGGTAACCCGGTTCTCGATTGTGGTACATCTATATGCCAACGTTCAAATTCCAGATAGAATGATCATTGAGTATCATTTCAGTAAATGCGATCGCTTTAACGACTTGACTATATAAAAAAACTGACTTTAATGGACTTATCAGTAACATTTTGGAACTTACTGCTGTCATTCTAACCATAACGCATTACTGTCAAATCTATATTCGGTACAAGATTATGACTTGGGGTACACGACCGTCAGTATTTACATACAGAGAACTAGAATTCGCTGCAGTGATTTAAGTTATCGCCGAATCTTCTGTTCCCCgcaccccccaaaaaatatCGAGAATATGCTGCGAAAATGTGCTTTATTAGACTAAAGTTCTGTAAGGTGCCCAATGGGCTGCAAAGTATAGACTGACACTAGATGGCAATAAAGACCTTGTATTTCTTCATAAGTCAGAATGCAATACAAGACAAATAACGGTATGAAGTTTTTGATTTTGGAATGGCAAACTAATTTATATAGTGTTAAGTgtaagctctctctctctctctcacacacacacacacacacacacacacacacacacacctatttCAAACAGTGTTGAACTTAATATTTAAAACACGCATAAAATCCACTGACACAACCTGTGTGACACGTCAAGTGTAACCTAATTAATGTATCGAAAACAACTTTTAAAAGGCATCTACACTTGGACTTCCCGGTGCTTATACCTGCAGGTGTTATTTTTAACATGGAAGAAATGCTGAAGAAGTTTAATAGCCATGCATCTTCTATCCGATTATCCTACTCATTTTTAAAGAATATAACAAACTAAAATAACTGACAATTActacaaaacaaacacacactcttGCGGAAATTCCTGCGGAATTTTCATCTGGTTTCAAACGGGTTTTGGACACATTTACTAGTCTGTAGGCTACTGGAATTAGTCACCAGAGATTTTGTTCTTTTGATATAATTATCTGTCCTGTACCATTAAATCTGCTGGCGAGTACAGCGCAGCTGCTCAGCTATCCAAATATGAATTCGGTCAAGTAGCCTACACGGTTTTCAACTGTAATTTCCACTAGTGATGCCCACGACTACAGATGTTttacaattaagaaaaaaaatctacaacAAAATTTTATTCGCATGATGTTAAATTAATAATCCATGACGTCTTTCCGTCTCTATTACGGGAAAGTCCTTTTGGTCAAATTCTAAGTTTCTATACCACACTACATGCggtactgatttttttttttctttctttcatgaAGAGCGATATAGTTTTTGCAGCGAAAGTATTATTTCTCATTGGctcctggaaaaaaaattggTCCTCAAGTTCGCGTTTGGAGTAAATTGAAAATGATCCCCATCTAACTGACGTCTGAAACCTGGTAGCTCACTTCCAGAAATAGCGTGTAGGCATTTGTCCAACATCACGGTGCTTCTTTCCATCAAGTGTGTCTCGCCTGGGTACTGAACTAATACTAAAGACGATGAGAAAGTAGATCGAAGACTGTACAGAACACAAAACCCAACATTTATTGAAGTTAAAACACCAATTGATATTTTGAAGTGTTGCCAATCGCCTAAAATGAACACACCGTTATTTAATCGTTAGCGACGCGCAAACTTTTCTACACGCATTTGTGATGCGCCTGTTTATTGTAGTAGAAATAATGATACATTGCTAGCGACGAGCAACAGGAATATAGCCATTGGTTACCGCTGTCTAAccataaataaacacatttcgTACATTTATTTTCTGCCTTGACACCCCAGAACCCACAGACATATGACTGAGTTGAAATATACCAGTCGATAAAGCGGTTTAAGTCCAGGGATGGCTGAAAGGGCCGTAACGCAGTTACGAGCGATCTGCAGCCTTAACATTGCATCCTCGGTTAGCGCATTTTCCCCCCAACAGGAGTCAATGACTTCTGAACGTGTAGCTTCATACCCAAAGAGGAGTCACACACACTGCCCAAAAAAGATAGACATCTTTGCGAGAAGTTAGCAAACACCTTAGGAAGTCCTAGACGTCCACAAACTTAGGACATTCATCAAAGCGCAGTGATGCAGGCGGCAATGCCAGTCAAGCATTCATATAACATTTTATGCGCATCTCGTATGTTGGGATAAACAGATCAGTCACAACATA is a window from the Paramormyrops kingsleyae isolate MSU_618 chromosome 21, PKINGS_0.4, whole genome shotgun sequence genome containing:
- the bcl6ab gene encoding B-cell lymphoma 6 protein isoform X2, yielding MACAADNCIQFTRHASDVLLNFNRLRSRNILTDVTILVNRQQFRAHKTVLMACSRLFYTIFTDSVKCNLSAISLDPKVDPEGFAVLLEFMYTSCLSLKDSLIVATLNTAIYLQMDHVVDTCHRFIKSRDSTAKLSREDILASPLLLSQDVHAYRAHEEQNLPSRVAPFRDGRPYCPSMFGSVNTPSSSYHLYGHLPVQGFSFPLGKLPDTKSSFPDFPKGSAFHQKLSSPSDCASVAAVDYRAITTAAPSVSHLTFYPSQEVTREEEARKETPGEARSSGISLGFKRPNFPGCQETTREVSSMDQQQQQEEEEMEEGEDRDLGHLHYPQSLPPSRRKVPVGSPQSPLKSDCQPNSPTESSSSKNAALSLGQAPGSPTAPGMADPKARNWKKYKYIVLNSVNQASKESGDSPRPEARSPAYPPTGEAEHPDPQASKVTEQSQESPAPQASRLNSIINRTHEASQRGDSCSSLYPGHLKCSSCGSCSPQHPEVCIHTPVSSFGEEMSELHSEYSDSSCENCTFFCNECNSKFTEEDSLKRHVLQAHSDKPYKCDRCQAAFRYKGNLASHKTVHTGEKPYRCNICGAQFNRPANLKTHTRIHSGEKPYKCETCGARFVQVAHLRAHVLIHTGEKPYPCDICGTRFRHLQTLKSHLRIHTGEKPYHCEKCNLHFRHKSQLRLHLRQKHGAITNTKVQYRISTADLPGDLPKVC
- the bcl6ab gene encoding B-cell lymphoma 6 protein isoform X3, whose amino-acid sequence is MQGVSRKALPDLEKMACAADNCIQFTRHASDVLLNFNRLRSRNILTDVTILVNRQQFRAHKTVLMACSRLFYTIFTDSVKCNLSAISLDPKVDPEGFAVLLEFMYTSCLSLKDSLIVATLNTAIYLQMDHVVDTCHRFIKSRDSTAKLSREDILASPLLLSQDVHAYRAHEEQNLPSRVAPFRDGRPYCPSMFGSVNTPSSSYHLYGHLPVQGFSFPLGKLPDTKSSFPDFPKGSAFHQKLSSPSDCASVAAVDYRAITTAAPSVSHLTFYPSQEVTREEEARKETPGEARSSGISLGFKRPNFPGCQETTREVSSMDQQQQQEEEEMEEGEDRDLGHLHYPQSLPPSRRKVPVGSPQSPLKSDCQPNSPTESSSSKNAALSLGQAPGSPTAPGMADPKARNWKKYKYIVLNSVNQASKESGDSPRPEARSPAYPPTGEAEHPDPQASKVTEQSQESPAPQASRLNSIINRTHEASQRGDSCSSLYPGHLKCSSCGSCSPQHPEVCIHTPVSSFGEEMSELHSEYSDSSCEEDSLKRHVLQAHSDKPYKCDRCQAAFRYKGNLASHKTVHTGEKPYRCNICGAQFNRPANLKTHTRIHSGEKPYKCETCGARFVQVAHLRAHVLIHTGEKPYPCDICGTRFRHLQTLKSHLRIHTGEKPYHCEKCNLHFRHKSQLRLHLRQKHGAITNTKVQYRISTADLPGDLPKVC
- the bcl6ab gene encoding B-cell lymphoma 6 protein isoform X1 encodes the protein MQGVSRKALPDLEKMACAADNCIQFTRHASDVLLNFNRLRSRNILTDVTILVNRQQFRAHKTVLMACSRLFYTIFTDSVKCNLSAISLDPKVDPEGFAVLLEFMYTSCLSLKDSLIVATLNTAIYLQMDHVVDTCHRFIKSRDSTAKLSREDILASPLLLSQDVHAYRAHEEQNLPSRVAPFRDGRPYCPSMFGSVNTPSSSYHLYGHLPVQGFSFPLGKLPDTKSSFPDFPKGSAFHQKLSSPSDCASVAAVDYRAITTAAPSVSHLTFYPSQEVTREEEARKETPGEARSSGISLGFKRPNFPGCQETTREVSSMDQQQQQEEEEMEEGEDRDLGHLHYPQSLPPSRRKVPVGSPQSPLKSDCQPNSPTESSSSKNAALSLGQAPGSPTAPGMADPKARNWKKYKYIVLNSVNQASKESGDSPRPEARSPAYPPTGEAEHPDPQASKVTEQSQESPAPQASRLNSIINRTHEASQRGDSCSSLYPGHLKCSSCGSCSPQHPEVCIHTPVSSFGEEMSELHSEYSDSSCENCTFFCNECNSKFTEEDSLKRHVLQAHSDKPYKCDRCQAAFRYKGNLASHKTVHTGEKPYRCNICGAQFNRPANLKTHTRIHSGEKPYKCETCGARFVQVAHLRAHVLIHTGEKPYPCDICGTRFRHLQTLKSHLRIHTGEKPYHCEKCNLHFRHKSQLRLHLRQKHGAITNTKVQYRISTADLPGDLPKVC